A single Micromonospora luteifusca DNA region contains:
- a CDS encoding MogA/MoaB family molybdenum cofactor biosynthesis protein, with the protein MIRARVIVASNRAAAGVYADTSGPLLVAGLRELGCEVDEPVVVPDGEPVGVALEAARADGVDVVLTSGGTGVTPSDRTPDVTRGLLDYEIPGIAEAIRAHSRDRVPTSVLSRGLAGVAGRMLVVNLPGSTGGARDGLAVLGPILGHTVDQLRGGDH; encoded by the coding sequence GTGATCCGGGCCCGGGTGATCGTCGCGTCCAACCGCGCCGCGGCCGGTGTCTATGCCGACACCAGCGGTCCGCTGCTCGTCGCCGGCCTGCGCGAGCTGGGGTGCGAGGTCGACGAGCCGGTGGTGGTGCCCGACGGTGAGCCGGTCGGCGTGGCCCTTGAGGCCGCCCGCGCCGACGGTGTCGATGTGGTGCTGACCAGCGGTGGCACCGGGGTGACCCCGTCGGATCGGACCCCGGACGTGACCCGGGGCCTGCTGGATTACGAGATTCCCGGCATCGCCGAGGCGATCCGCGCGCACAGCCGCGACCGCGTGCCCACCTCGGTGCTGTCCCGGGGCCTGGCTGGTGTCGCCGGCCGGATGCTGGTGGTCAACCTGCCTGGCTCGACCGGCGGCGCCCGGGACGGGCTGGCGGTGCTCGGGCCGATCCTCGGGCACACCGTCGATCAGCTTCGCGGTGGGGACCACTGA
- a CDS encoding putative bifunctional diguanylate cyclase/phosphodiesterase, with the protein MSRTTRRHRGADPRLLGLVGLMVTLASVVAVTAAIATTRNVPDSAGDVSTISALVLMIALGAVVKTRLRIRSTTFSFAWVETAIVLGLALAPPPWVILSTGLGIACVSLVNRLTAIKAAFAIAKHTLVAGGATLVIMLLGPRWPPDDLWNHLILLGTVYLVAAVLDDLLAVPVIALASGTRIVRQFRTHFDLRLAGFAVRFVVAALTLIILQADQRLLLAVPPLVLSLHLAYSARIRGRTEQQAWQRLARTTDALNVVDLDTVLTTAITQAAELFSADEVEIELRDGNRAVRGGTGGITFDGPTGTPTDVDGTIVPTPLEGHDRTVDVGVLRLRFRGPVQLSEREQYTLRTFASALCTAVRNAQAYAELARVANEHAYAAAHDALTGLANRRHLLDQGTEQLSSRHADGVTALVLIDLNHFKEVNDTLGHAAGDQVLVQVADRLREAAQASDLVARLGGDEFAVLLRGLPAPAVAAHRAETLLAALHEPFDLDGMRISVEASGGISVAPSTGGMAELLRRADVAMYQAKRAGQRISSYAPTRDTADLGRLTLGGDLPRAVADHEFVVNFQPIVDLGTGEVTSAEALARWRHPTHGMIDPLRFLEAVERSGLLPAFAEAILDQALIAAGNWRDAGFDVPVAVNVSPRSLLDARFPGSVLARLRAHDLPPDRLVLELTETLTLSQLDVVDRVLSRLRDEGVRLALDDFGTGYSSLSLLSRIPVHELKIDRSFVTTMESSAEAAAVIRSTLDLGRSLNLDVVAEGVESEPQRRALWELGCVAGQGHLFARPVPAGTLLAAMQRGSGGRPGALAAPLHDAGAVIRLSQNRRQTGRNRLPHLPA; encoded by the coding sequence GTGAGCCGGACGACGCGTCGTCACAGGGGAGCCGACCCACGCCTGCTGGGCCTCGTCGGGCTGATGGTGACGCTGGCATCCGTCGTCGCCGTGACAGCAGCGATCGCAACGACACGCAACGTGCCAGACAGCGCGGGGGACGTCTCGACGATCTCGGCGCTCGTCCTGATGATCGCCTTAGGGGCGGTCGTCAAAACGCGCCTCCGGATCAGGTCGACGACATTCTCGTTCGCCTGGGTGGAGACGGCCATCGTCCTCGGACTCGCGCTGGCCCCGCCACCCTGGGTGATCCTGTCCACGGGCCTCGGCATCGCCTGCGTGTCACTCGTCAACCGGCTGACCGCGATCAAGGCAGCCTTCGCTATCGCCAAGCACACCCTCGTGGCCGGCGGCGCCACTCTAGTGATCATGCTTCTCGGCCCGCGCTGGCCGCCAGACGACCTCTGGAATCACCTCATACTGCTCGGGACGGTCTACCTCGTCGCCGCAGTACTCGATGACCTGTTGGCCGTTCCGGTCATCGCCCTGGCGTCGGGCACGCGGATCGTCCGGCAGTTCCGTACCCACTTCGACCTGCGGCTGGCCGGATTCGCCGTCCGGTTCGTGGTGGCCGCCCTCACCTTGATCATCCTTCAGGCGGATCAGCGTCTGCTGCTCGCCGTTCCGCCCCTGGTCCTGAGTCTCCACCTGGCCTACTCCGCGCGCATCCGCGGCCGCACCGAACAGCAGGCGTGGCAGCGGCTCGCCCGCACCACCGACGCGCTCAACGTGGTCGACCTGGACACCGTCCTCACCACCGCCATCACCCAGGCCGCCGAGTTGTTCTCCGCCGACGAGGTCGAGATCGAGTTGCGCGACGGCAACCGCGCCGTGCGCGGCGGCACCGGCGGCATCACCTTCGACGGCCCGACCGGCACGCCCACCGACGTGGACGGCACGATCGTCCCCACACCGCTCGAAGGACATGACCGGACCGTCGACGTCGGCGTGTTACGACTGCGCTTCCGTGGCCCGGTGCAGCTCTCCGAACGGGAGCAGTACACCCTGCGCACCTTCGCCTCCGCGCTCTGCACAGCGGTGCGCAACGCCCAGGCGTACGCCGAACTGGCCCGGGTGGCCAACGAGCACGCGTACGCCGCCGCGCACGACGCGCTGACCGGGCTGGCCAACCGCCGGCACCTCCTCGACCAGGGCACCGAGCAGTTGAGCAGCCGCCACGCCGACGGGGTCACGGCGCTCGTGCTGATCGACCTCAACCACTTCAAGGAGGTCAACGACACGCTTGGGCACGCCGCCGGCGATCAGGTGCTGGTGCAGGTCGCCGACCGGTTGCGGGAAGCGGCCCAGGCGAGTGACCTGGTGGCCCGCCTCGGCGGTGACGAGTTCGCCGTACTCCTGCGCGGGTTGCCGGCCCCGGCGGTGGCCGCCCACCGGGCCGAGACGCTGCTCGCCGCCCTGCACGAGCCGTTCGACCTGGACGGCATGCGGATCAGCGTCGAGGCCAGCGGCGGCATCTCCGTCGCACCGTCGACCGGCGGCATGGCCGAGCTGCTGCGCCGCGCCGACGTGGCCATGTACCAGGCGAAACGCGCCGGGCAACGGATCTCCTCGTACGCCCCGACCCGGGACACCGCAGACCTGGGCCGCCTCACCCTCGGCGGTGACCTGCCACGCGCGGTCGCCGACCACGAGTTCGTCGTCAACTTCCAACCGATCGTCGACCTGGGCACCGGCGAGGTGACCAGCGCGGAAGCGCTCGCCCGCTGGCGCCACCCCACCCACGGCATGATCGACCCACTGCGTTTCCTGGAGGCGGTGGAGCGTTCGGGCCTGCTGCCAGCCTTCGCCGAAGCGATCCTCGACCAGGCGCTGATCGCAGCCGGCAACTGGCGTGACGCCGGCTTCGACGTACCGGTCGCGGTCAACGTGTCCCCCCGCAGCCTGCTCGACGCACGGTTCCCCGGCTCGGTGCTGGCCCGCCTGCGCGCCCACGACCTCCCCCCGGACCGGCTGGTGCTGGAGCTGACCGAGACCCTCACGCTCAGCCAACTCGACGTGGTCGACCGGGTGCTCAGCCGGCTGCGCGACGAGGGTGTCCGGCTCGCGTTGGACGACTTCGGCACCGGCTACTCCTCGCTCTCCCTGCTCTCCCGGATCCCGGTACACGAGTTGAAGATCGACCGGAGCTTCGTGACGACGATGGAGAGTTCGGCGGAGGCCGCCGCGGTCATCCGCTCCACCCTCGACCTGGGCCGCAGCCTCAACCTGGACGTGGTGGCCGAAGGGGTGGAGAGCGAGCCGCAGCGGCGGGCCCTCTGGGAGTTGGGCTGCGTCGCCGGCCAGGGCCACCTGTTCGCGCGGCCGGTGCCGGCCGGCACCCTGCTCGCGGCGATGCAGCGCGGCTCGGGCGGGCGCCCCGGCGCCCTCGCCGCGCCACTGCACGACGCCGGCGCGGTGATCCGGTTGAGCCAGAACCGCCGCCAAACCGGCCGCAACCGCCTCCCGCACCTACCCGCCTGA
- a CDS encoding glycosyltransferase 87 family protein yields the protein MIADAPTARRRRWHWHWRTLDTAAGGLALDLGLYAVSAIFAAITAVTSTLLPHRAWGTVAAVGYLIATLVVIAQLLLRRRSPTTRLAGLPARWAVTGFAWASAALLPLLWQSIERASGRTDRAQEEVLVVEQAGTRLLEHGTPYLGPDAIAALPPGEQLLGYTPYQPGMAMFGLPRALADTWWTDSRVWFAVGTVLALALAVTALRRTPTTATTRTDRQRDAAMPHRRDAALLRGVQAATVLPICALTLATGGDDLPVLALCLLALALAAADRPGQAGLAVGLAGALKLFAWPVALVLIVWGLTRRAGTRVAAGAIGLPVAALLPAMLVDHDALTENVLRFPLGHGLVTSPAQSPFPGYLIATAMPAGRLIAAALLVAVGVAIAVRLARRPPRTAVATALICGYGLLAAIALMPSTRFGYLLYPLALLTWAPALHRRVDTPTAPAPDELSGRTTSA from the coding sequence GTGATCGCCGACGCCCCGACCGCCCGCCGCCGTCGCTGGCACTGGCACTGGCGGACGCTCGACACCGCCGCCGGCGGACTCGCCCTCGACCTCGGCCTCTACGCCGTCTCGGCCATCTTCGCCGCGATCACCGCGGTCACGTCGACCCTGCTGCCGCACCGGGCCTGGGGCACGGTCGCCGCCGTCGGGTACCTGATCGCGACGCTGGTGGTGATCGCTCAACTCCTGTTACGTCGGCGCTCCCCGACCACACGGCTGGCCGGTCTGCCTGCCCGCTGGGCGGTCACCGGATTCGCCTGGGCCAGCGCCGCGCTGCTGCCCCTGCTCTGGCAGAGCATCGAGCGGGCCAGCGGGCGCACCGATCGGGCCCAGGAGGAAGTACTTGTCGTGGAGCAGGCCGGCACCCGCCTCCTGGAGCACGGCACGCCATACCTCGGACCCGACGCGATAGCCGCCCTCCCACCCGGGGAGCAACTGCTCGGCTACACCCCGTACCAACCCGGAATGGCGATGTTCGGCCTGCCCAGAGCACTGGCCGACACCTGGTGGACCGACTCCCGGGTCTGGTTCGCGGTGGGCACCGTGCTGGCGCTCGCCCTGGCCGTGACCGCCCTGCGCAGAACACCGACCACCGCCACCACCAGGACGGATCGCCAGCGAGACGCCGCGATGCCTCACCGGCGAGACGCCGCGCTGCTGCGAGGCGTGCAGGCCGCCACCGTCCTGCCAATCTGCGCCCTCACCCTCGCCACCGGCGGCGACGACCTACCCGTACTCGCGCTCTGCCTGCTGGCCCTCGCGCTCGCCGCCGCCGACCGGCCCGGCCAGGCCGGCCTCGCGGTCGGGCTCGCCGGCGCGCTGAAGCTGTTCGCCTGGCCGGTGGCCCTGGTCCTGATCGTCTGGGGCCTGACCCGCCGCGCCGGCACCCGCGTCGCCGCCGGGGCAATCGGCCTGCCCGTCGCGGCCCTCCTGCCGGCGATGCTTGTCGACCACGACGCGCTGACCGAGAACGTGCTGCGCTTCCCCCTCGGCCACGGCCTGGTCACCAGCCCGGCCCAGTCCCCGTTCCCCGGCTACCTGATCGCCACTGCGATGCCCGCCGGCCGGCTGATCGCCGCCGCGCTGCTGGTCGCCGTCGGCGTGGCCATCGCCGTCCGGCTCGCCCGCCGCCCGCCGCGCACCGCTGTCGCCACCGCGCTGATCTGCGGGTACGGGCTGCTCGCCGCCATCGCCCTGATGCCCTCGACCCGCTTCGGCTACCTGCTGTACCCGTTGGCCCTGCTCACCTGGGCACCCGCCCTGCACCGCCGGGTCGACACGCCGACCGCCCCGGCGCCCGACGAGCTGTCCGGTCGGACCACTTCGGCGTAA
- a CDS encoding maleylpyruvate isomerase N-terminal domain-containing protein — MSTGRSHAALAQAYDGITAVVGDLDDAGLQQATRCQGWLVADLLLHVLGDAQRALVTLASQVDGPADTDDVSYWRDFPAGGEEAARHAWWVRRSAAAFDRPTGIVQLWRETAPAAVRAAASANPEGYVTTQGHVLRVPDFLATLTTEAVVHHLDLLTPALPDAPPPDPLAVRVAVATMDGLLSDDTVRPAAWDDHDFLLKATGRVPLTDRDRLELGESAGWFPLLG, encoded by the coding sequence GTGAGCACGGGCCGATCCCACGCCGCGCTGGCCCAGGCCTACGACGGGATCACCGCGGTGGTCGGCGACCTGGACGACGCCGGCCTGCAACAGGCCACCCGCTGCCAGGGCTGGCTCGTCGCGGACCTGCTCCTGCACGTGCTCGGCGACGCCCAGCGGGCACTGGTCACACTGGCCAGCCAGGTCGACGGCCCCGCCGACACCGACGACGTGAGCTACTGGCGCGACTTCCCCGCCGGCGGCGAAGAGGCCGCCCGGCACGCCTGGTGGGTCCGCCGGTCGGCCGCCGCGTTCGACCGTCCGACCGGCATCGTCCAGCTGTGGCGAGAGACCGCCCCGGCGGCGGTCCGCGCTGCCGCGTCAGCCAACCCCGAGGGGTACGTGACCACGCAGGGGCACGTACTGCGCGTACCGGATTTCCTCGCCACCCTGACCACCGAGGCCGTCGTCCATCACCTGGACCTGCTGACACCGGCACTGCCCGACGCGCCGCCGCCCGACCCACTGGCCGTACGCGTCGCGGTGGCCACCATGGATGGCCTGCTCAGCGACGACACGGTCCGCCCGGCCGCCTGGGACGACCACGATTTCCTGCTGAAGGCCACCGGCCGCGTCCCGCTCACCGACCGCGACCGGTTGGAGTTGGGTGAGTCGGCGGGCTGGTTTCCGCTGCTCGGCTGA
- a CDS encoding phosphoribosyltransferase, which yields MTTYRDRAEAGRVLSKRLTALIGEPDVIVLGLVRGGVPVARVVAERLGAPLDVLVIRKLGMPWAREVAFGALGPGNVQVLNDAVASRLSSDDIAEVSQREQTELERRERLYRGGRPQLDLTGRTAVIVDDGLATGATARAAVEVVRQLGARRVVVAVPVGAQEAFELLAAEADQVVCAQRPPDFGAVSVYYDDFHEVSDEEVTEALTATA from the coding sequence ATGACGACGTACCGCGATCGGGCCGAGGCGGGCCGGGTGCTCTCCAAGCGACTCACCGCACTCATCGGCGAACCGGACGTCATCGTCCTCGGCCTCGTCCGTGGCGGCGTGCCGGTCGCCCGGGTCGTCGCCGAACGGCTCGGCGCACCCCTGGACGTGCTGGTCATCCGCAAACTCGGCATGCCGTGGGCCCGGGAGGTCGCCTTCGGCGCGCTCGGGCCGGGCAATGTCCAGGTGCTCAACGACGCGGTGGCCAGCCGACTCAGCAGCGACGACATCGCCGAGGTCAGTCAGCGGGAGCAGACCGAGTTGGAACGCCGGGAGCGGCTCTACCGGGGCGGTCGCCCACAGCTGGACCTCACCGGCCGGACCGCGGTGATCGTCGACGACGGCCTGGCCACCGGCGCGACCGCCCGCGCGGCCGTGGAGGTCGTCCGTCAACTCGGGGCACGCCGGGTCGTGGTCGCGGTCCCAGTCGGCGCGCAGGAAGCATTCGAACTGCTCGCCGCCGAAGCCGACCAGGTCGTCTGTGCCCAACGCCCACCGGACTTCGGCGCGGTGAGCGTCTACTACGACGATTTCCACGAGGTGTCCGACGAAGAAGTCACCGAGGCGCTCACAGCAACTGCATAG
- a CDS encoding AfsR/SARP family transcriptional regulator yields the protein MRQPNGYRLVLRPDLIDVFRFEMERRAGRDALADGDLDQAGKLLGRAVARWRGPMLAGLPLGPVLAARTVAAEEERLLATELLADVQLRSGRDDLAIPQLREVAARHPLREPAHLLLMRALHQRGDNAEALATYDEIRTRLLVDLGVGPGDHLQDLRRSIVAAASRRVPARPGASQRETGPARSTAMAADVAVDTASGRTSGVSPVDHLPRAVTDFVGREEVVSRLLAETRRVESRVPAVHIIDGMAGSGKTTLAVHLARRLSDRYPDAALFIDLCGHGEKNRVEPASALVTLLRQLGVPAEQVPVEVDDRVDLWRRELARRRSVIVLDNAASSEQIMPLLPAEPTAVVLVTSRRRLSHPDVAPSQTLPVMSSQESVELLSLSVGPDRVEAEPQAAAEVVRRCGHLPLAIRLAGARLAHRRGWRLADLAAQMAGGDPLLQHLGQEESTVVGAFAASYEPLPEVTKRVFRFVGLYPGDRFSSLAVAALTGLTVAEAHSALDDLVDRNLVEDLDSTRYGLHDLMREYSVDLCSRIDSQSDRRRGLSQLFGFTLEAALRVAETLEPGVIRSQVTQLPFGRPELVEAIGEPTADWLETERADLVRMVLSASESGFREYSWRLARAIWRFYYIRGYFEDIILTHRHALRAAEATGDVDAMALTNNYLASAYVRTGNNRGALDHLTRAVELSRNSPDVLNAARYRANLAAVYWWSGQLTEAVTLGFDCLRDYKVYGNVGVPMLLPNLGLALTGLGRYQEALRMHRQHLTWARTNSNDFHVLNALSHIGAVRVRMGDLPQAIRILRASLALRDRTGHRYAEAEVRNDLGIAYRGLGRLVEAEQEHEVARKLSISSGERHVEAAALNELGRTLLAQGRGGEAFERHQEALRLAARISHPYEQGRALAGLAEHFVPLDPAEARRYWERALAIFRRMGVPERLEAERRLAELGDRVADAGR from the coding sequence GTGCGGCAACCCAACGGCTATCGGTTGGTTCTGCGGCCCGATCTGATAGATGTCTTCCGCTTCGAGATGGAGCGCCGCGCCGGTCGGGACGCCCTGGCGGACGGCGATCTGGACCAGGCGGGGAAACTGCTGGGCCGCGCCGTGGCGCGGTGGCGGGGCCCGATGCTCGCCGGCCTCCCGCTCGGCCCCGTCCTCGCCGCCCGAACCGTCGCCGCCGAAGAGGAGCGGCTGTTGGCGACCGAACTTCTCGCCGACGTTCAGCTCAGGTCGGGCCGCGACGACCTTGCGATTCCGCAGCTGCGTGAAGTGGCGGCTCGACATCCCCTCCGCGAGCCGGCCCACCTCCTTCTCATGCGGGCTCTGCACCAGCGCGGGGACAACGCGGAGGCGCTGGCAACGTACGACGAGATTCGAACAAGGCTGCTCGTGGACTTGGGCGTGGGCCCCGGGGATCACCTGCAGGACCTGCGCCGCTCGATCGTCGCGGCAGCGTCGCGGCGCGTCCCGGCGCGTCCCGGCGCCTCCCAGCGGGAAACCGGCCCAGCTCGTTCGACGGCGATGGCGGCTGACGTGGCGGTTGATACGGCATCCGGACGGACGAGTGGGGTCAGCCCGGTGGATCACCTTCCCCGGGCGGTTACCGACTTTGTCGGACGGGAAGAAGTGGTGTCGCGGCTGCTGGCGGAGACCCGGAGGGTCGAGTCGCGGGTGCCGGCCGTCCACATCATCGATGGCATGGCGGGCAGCGGCAAGACGACCCTCGCTGTGCACCTGGCCCGACGGCTGTCCGATCGATACCCGGACGCCGCGTTGTTCATCGACCTGTGTGGGCATGGCGAGAAGAACCGGGTGGAGCCGGCGAGCGCCCTGGTAACCCTGCTTCGTCAGCTCGGGGTGCCGGCCGAACAGGTTCCGGTCGAGGTTGACGACCGGGTGGACCTGTGGCGACGGGAGTTGGCCCGGCGGCGGTCGGTGATAGTTCTCGACAACGCCGCGAGCAGTGAGCAGATCATGCCCCTCCTGCCGGCCGAGCCGACCGCAGTGGTCCTGGTGACCTCACGGCGGCGACTGTCACACCCGGATGTCGCACCGTCGCAGACGCTTCCGGTCATGAGCTCCCAGGAGAGCGTGGAGCTCCTCAGCCTCAGCGTGGGTCCGGACAGGGTCGAAGCCGAGCCGCAGGCGGCCGCCGAGGTGGTCCGCCGGTGCGGTCATCTTCCGCTGGCGATCCGGCTGGCCGGTGCCAGACTGGCTCATCGGCGCGGCTGGCGGTTGGCGGACCTCGCCGCCCAGATGGCCGGCGGCGATCCGTTGCTGCAACACCTGGGCCAGGAAGAGAGCACTGTCGTCGGTGCCTTCGCCGCCTCCTACGAGCCGCTACCGGAGGTGACCAAACGGGTCTTCCGGTTCGTGGGCCTGTACCCGGGTGATCGATTCAGTTCCCTGGCGGTCGCTGCGCTGACCGGTCTGACCGTTGCGGAGGCTCACTCGGCGCTCGATGACCTCGTCGACCGGAACCTGGTCGAGGACCTCGACTCGACGCGGTACGGACTGCACGACCTCATGCGCGAGTACTCCGTCGACCTGTGTTCGCGCATCGACTCCCAGAGCGACCGGAGGCGCGGACTGTCCCAGTTGTTCGGCTTCACGCTGGAGGCCGCTCTGCGGGTCGCCGAAACGCTGGAGCCCGGCGTCATAAGGTCCCAGGTCACTCAACTCCCGTTCGGGCGGCCCGAACTGGTCGAGGCCATCGGCGAGCCCACCGCCGACTGGTTGGAAACGGAGCGAGCGGACCTGGTGAGAATGGTGCTGTCGGCGAGCGAGTCAGGTTTTCGCGAGTACTCGTGGCGGTTGGCCCGTGCCATCTGGCGGTTCTACTACATCCGTGGATACTTCGAGGACATCATCCTGACCCACCGTCACGCGCTCCGCGCGGCGGAGGCGACGGGAGATGTCGATGCGATGGCGCTGACGAACAACTACCTGGCCTCCGCCTACGTCCGTACCGGGAACAACCGGGGGGCGCTCGACCATCTGACCCGTGCGGTCGAGCTCTCCCGCAATTCGCCGGACGTGCTGAACGCCGCGCGGTACCGCGCCAACCTCGCCGCCGTCTACTGGTGGAGCGGTCAGCTAACCGAGGCGGTGACGCTGGGTTTCGACTGTCTGCGGGATTACAAGGTGTACGGGAATGTCGGGGTGCCGATGCTGCTGCCGAATCTTGGCTTGGCCTTGACGGGCTTGGGTCGGTACCAGGAGGCGCTGCGGATGCACCGTCAGCACTTGACCTGGGCGCGGACGAACTCCAATGACTTCCACGTGCTCAACGCTCTCAGCCACATCGGCGCCGTACGAGTCCGAATGGGCGACCTTCCGCAGGCGATCCGCATCCTCCGGGCCTCGTTGGCTCTGCGGGATCGCACCGGCCACCGGTACGCCGAGGCCGAGGTGCGCAACGACCTCGGGATCGCCTACCGCGGTCTTGGTCGTCTGGTCGAGGCCGAGCAGGAACATGAGGTGGCCCGAAAGCTGTCGATCAGCTCGGGGGAACGACACGTCGAGGCGGCTGCGCTGAACGAACTCGGCCGCACCCTGCTGGCGCAGGGACGAGGTGGCGAGGCGTTCGAGAGGCACCAGGAGGCGTTGCGGTTGGCGGCTCGGATCTCACATCCGTACGAGCAGGGGCGCGCTCTGGCAGGTCTTGCCGAACACTTCGTCCCCCTGGACCCGGCGGAGGCCAGGCGGTACTGGGAGCGAGCGTTGGCGATCTTCCGGCGGATGGGCGTACCGGAGCGTCTCGAAGCCGAACGCCGTCTTGCCGAGTTGGGCGACAGAGTCGCGGACGCCGGGCGCTGA
- a CDS encoding molybdopterin molybdotransferase MoeA, giving the protein MSTETAPTADRVDAPPPAGWEEARSRVYAVGLAAALPAVARALLDSDGATLAEPLTTRTDLPAFPTSSVDGWAVRGDGPWRVVGRVLAGSTPAPLAEDGTTVEIATGAMVPEGATAVLRVEESAASTTGLISGTPRQAPEWRQPGEEAYAGEELLPVGTPVDPAVIGLAASCGHDTLRVRRAPRAALLVFGDELLTAGPPGAGRVRDALGPAVPAWLRRYGCQVRSSDVVGPVADTLPAHVAALRSALASADLVCTTGGTMNGPVDHLHPTLEALGADYVVNTVAVRPGFPMLLARVAGDDGRIRFVAGLPGNPQSAIVALVSLVAPLLAGLQGRSMPVLPHATLAEAVPGRGDHTHLALVRLDRVAGTAFPVRHVGSAMLRGLAGADGFAVIRPGTRGEPGDRVPIVPLPLLPGERAS; this is encoded by the coding sequence GTGAGCACGGAAACCGCACCCACCGCGGATCGGGTCGACGCACCCCCGCCAGCCGGCTGGGAGGAGGCGCGTTCGCGGGTCTACGCCGTCGGCCTGGCCGCCGCGCTGCCCGCCGTCGCCCGAGCACTGCTCGACTCCGACGGGGCGACCCTGGCCGAGCCGTTGACCACCCGCACCGACCTGCCCGCCTTCCCGACCTCCAGCGTGGACGGCTGGGCGGTGCGCGGCGACGGCCCGTGGCGGGTCGTCGGCCGGGTGTTGGCGGGCAGCACCCCCGCGCCGCTCGCCGAGGACGGCACGACCGTCGAGATCGCGACCGGGGCCATGGTGCCCGAGGGTGCCACCGCCGTGCTCCGGGTCGAGGAGTCCGCCGCATCCACCACCGGCCTGATCAGCGGCACTCCCCGACAGGCGCCCGAGTGGCGGCAGCCGGGCGAGGAGGCGTACGCCGGAGAGGAGCTGCTGCCGGTCGGCACGCCGGTCGACCCGGCGGTGATCGGCCTGGCCGCCTCCTGCGGGCACGACACGCTGCGGGTCCGGCGGGCGCCGCGCGCCGCGCTGCTGGTCTTCGGCGACGAGCTGCTGACCGCGGGTCCGCCCGGGGCCGGTCGAGTCCGGGACGCGCTCGGCCCCGCGGTGCCGGCGTGGCTGCGGCGGTACGGCTGCCAGGTCCGCTCGTCCGACGTGGTCGGCCCGGTGGCCGACACGCTGCCCGCGCATGTGGCGGCCCTGCGCTCGGCGCTTGCCAGTGCCGACCTCGTCTGCACCACCGGCGGGACGATGAACGGCCCGGTCGACCACCTGCACCCGACCCTGGAAGCGCTCGGCGCCGACTACGTGGTCAACACGGTGGCGGTCCGTCCGGGCTTCCCGATGCTGCTGGCCCGGGTGGCCGGCGACGACGGGCGGATCCGGTTCGTGGCAGGGCTCCCGGGCAACCCGCAGTCCGCCATCGTCGCGCTGGTGTCGCTCGTCGCTCCGCTGCTCGCCGGCCTGCAGGGCCGCTCGATGCCGGTGTTGCCGCACGCCACGCTGGCCGAGGCGGTGCCCGGCCGGGGCGACCACACCCACCTGGCGTTGGTCCGGCTCGACCGGGTCGCCGGCACCGCGTTCCCGGTGCGACACGTCGGTTCGGCGATGCTGCGTGGCCTGGCCGGCGCGGACGGGTTCGCCGTCATCCGGCCCGGCACCAGGGGCGAGCCGGGCGACCGGGTGCCGATCGTGCCGTTGCCGTTGCTTCCCGGGGAGCGTGCGTCATGA
- a CDS encoding TFIIB-type zinc ribbon-containing protein produces MSSLTCPKCHGEMRQYERSGVVIDQCGECRGIFLDRGELEKLFEAEANWSRQQTGGAPGQPAQQPAGYPPPPPPPHQPGYGAVPPPPAHGYPPAPAYGHQQQHHGYHGHYRQKKRKGFLDEMFG; encoded by the coding sequence ATGAGTAGCCTCACCTGTCCCAAGTGTCACGGAGAAATGCGCCAGTACGAGCGCAGCGGCGTCGTCATCGACCAGTGCGGGGAGTGCCGAGGCATCTTCCTGGACCGCGGCGAGCTGGAGAAGCTGTTCGAGGCGGAGGCCAACTGGAGCCGCCAACAGACCGGCGGCGCGCCAGGGCAGCCCGCGCAGCAGCCGGCCGGCTACCCGCCCCCGCCGCCCCCGCCGCACCAGCCCGGTTACGGTGCCGTCCCGCCGCCGCCCGCACACGGCTACCCGCCGGCGCCGGCCTACGGCCACCAGCAGCAGCACCACGGCTACCACGGTCACTACCGGCAGAAGAAGCGCAAGGGCTTCCTCGACGAGATGTTCGGCTGA
- the moaC gene encoding cyclic pyranopterin monophosphate synthase MoaC has product MTEPAQLSHVDRAGAARMVDVSAKAVTGRLAVAAGRLRTTPEVIDLLHRDGLPKGDALAVGRLAGIMGAKRTPDLIPLCHPIALHGVTVDLRLTADTVEITATARTADRTGVEMEALTAVAVAGLALIDMVKAVDPAASVEAVRVLRKEGGKTGEWIRPEDRP; this is encoded by the coding sequence GTGACCGAACCCGCGCAGCTCAGCCACGTCGACCGCGCCGGCGCGGCCCGCATGGTCGACGTCTCCGCCAAGGCGGTGACGGGCCGGCTGGCCGTCGCGGCCGGCCGTCTGCGGACCACGCCCGAGGTCATCGACCTGCTGCATCGTGACGGGTTGCCCAAGGGCGACGCGTTGGCGGTCGGCCGCCTGGCCGGGATCATGGGGGCCAAGCGCACCCCTGACCTGATTCCGCTCTGCCACCCGATCGCCCTGCACGGCGTCACCGTCGACCTGCGGTTGACCGCCGACACCGTGGAGATCACGGCCACCGCCCGCACGGCGGACCGGACGGGGGTGGAGATGGAGGCACTCACGGCGGTCGCCGTTGCCGGCCTCGCTCTGATCGACATGGTCAAGGCGGTCGACCCGGCGGCCTCGGTGGAGGCGGTCCGGGTGCTGCGCAAGGAAGGCGGCAAGACCGGCGAGTGGATCCGGCCGGAGGACCGGCCGTGA